Proteins encoded by one window of Paenibacillus sp. DCT19:
- a CDS encoding sulfotransferase — protein MVDIQGNGLVFLLCVPRSGSSLSTVMLQNHSRIFATQEMWFLMSLVDLAKVDPRPYGGNAIIRQFYSAMVSEDVFEQACRQFALEIYNGFLQGSGADFVIDKSPRYYYMLEWLDRLFPQSKRIHLQRNPLSIAASFKKVNRNSGNGFELIQSLQSPELNMRAVDLTLGLLRLNDYFEVKHPQAYEIKYEQLVASPKDELEKLCSFLGIGYEQGMEQYGRFVDTTKSNMFYSMGVGDPFLSSHQAAHKDSVNNWKEILDRQEVELYCRTIGADLFHRMGYSQQLEEAEQWTGVRYEASADQEVVDRLTLQFTKATGCEWQSHYRIKPEVVTVDSEHERSDATDTQEASATDPTLAALATIRQLEAALRAADHRLERGYNERERLKLQLASTQSKIQRIKSLIPFGHQLSAWASQRKILRGGKS, from the coding sequence TTGGTAGATATTCAAGGTAACGGTCTTGTATTTTTACTTTGTGTCCCCCGCAGTGGAAGTTCACTCTCCACCGTCATGTTACAAAATCACAGCCGCATATTTGCTACACAAGAAATGTGGTTCTTGATGAGTCTGGTCGATCTGGCTAAAGTAGACCCTCGCCCGTATGGTGGCAATGCCATCATTCGTCAGTTCTATAGTGCGATGGTATCTGAGGATGTATTTGAACAAGCGTGTCGACAGTTCGCCCTAGAAATCTATAATGGTTTCTTACAAGGCAGCGGGGCAGACTTCGTTATTGATAAATCTCCGCGTTACTATTACATGCTGGAATGGCTTGACCGTCTTTTTCCACAGTCCAAGCGAATTCATCTCCAGCGTAATCCACTTTCCATTGCTGCATCGTTCAAAAAAGTTAATCGTAACTCAGGCAATGGATTCGAACTCATTCAGAGTTTACAAAGTCCCGAATTGAATATGAGAGCAGTTGACCTGACCTTAGGTTTGCTCAGGCTAAATGATTACTTTGAGGTGAAGCATCCTCAAGCTTATGAGATAAAGTATGAACAACTCGTCGCAAGTCCTAAGGACGAACTGGAGAAGCTGTGCAGCTTTCTCGGAATCGGCTATGAACAGGGCATGGAGCAATATGGACGGTTTGTGGATACGACGAAATCCAATATGTTCTACAGTATGGGTGTAGGTGATCCGTTTTTGTCATCACATCAGGCAGCACACAAGGATTCTGTTAACAACTGGAAAGAGATACTGGATCGTCAGGAAGTTGAACTGTATTGCCGAACCATTGGAGCAGATCTGTTTCATCGAATGGGATATAGCCAGCAATTAGAGGAAGCAGAGCAATGGACAGGTGTGCGCTATGAAGCGAGTGCAGATCAAGAGGTTGTAGATCGACTCACACTTCAATTCACCAAAGCAACCGGATGTGAGTGGCAATCTCATTACCGAATAAAGCCTGAAGTTGTAACCGTTGATTCCGAGCATGAAAGATCAGATGCCACGGATACACAAGAAGCGTCAGCAACCGATCCGACCCTAGCTGCATTAGCAACGATAAGGCAACTGGAAGCTGCATTACGTGCTGCGGATCACCGGTTAGAGCGAGGTTATAACGAGCGTGAGAGATTAAAGTTACAATTGGCCTCTACGCAAAGCAAGATACAGCGGATCAAATCCTTGATTCCATTTGGTCATCAGCTTAGTGCCTGGGCATCCCAGCGCAAGATTCTACGGGGAGGAAAGTCATGA
- the yhbH gene encoding sporulation protein YhbH, with the protein MSNSHQPYSFVVSREDWSLHRKGYQDQQRHQQKVKDVIKQNLPDLITEENIIMSDGKQIIKVPIRSLDEYRFVYNYQKQKHVGQGDGDSQVGDVIGRDPASQKPGKGEKAGDQPGHDIVEAEVSIEELEDMLFAELELPDLKQKDKDLIETHTVVFNDIRKKGMQSNIDKKRTILENLRRNATTGNPGIHHISPDDLRYKTWEDKIIPQSNAVIIAMMDTSGSMGSFEKYCARSFFFWMTRFLRRQYEKVEIVFLAHHTEAKEVTEEEFFTRGESGGTICSSVYMKALDIIDSRYPPSSYNIYPFHFSDGDNLTSDNERCVKLIGELMKRSNMFGYGEVNQYNRSSTLMSAYRHIKMDQFMYYVIKEKSEVYKALRSFFQKREGGSVG; encoded by the coding sequence ATGTCAAATTCACACCAGCCTTACTCGTTCGTCGTATCCCGGGAAGATTGGTCGCTTCACCGCAAAGGGTACCAGGACCAACAGCGCCATCAGCAAAAGGTTAAAGATGTCATTAAGCAAAATCTTCCGGATCTGATCACGGAGGAAAACATCATCATGTCTGATGGAAAACAAATCATCAAGGTACCAATCCGCAGTCTGGATGAGTACCGTTTTGTGTATAACTACCAGAAGCAAAAACATGTGGGGCAAGGTGATGGTGACAGTCAGGTCGGTGACGTCATCGGTCGTGATCCTGCGTCGCAGAAGCCAGGAAAAGGCGAAAAAGCCGGCGATCAGCCCGGTCATGACATCGTGGAAGCGGAAGTTAGCATAGAGGAATTGGAAGATATGTTATTCGCAGAACTGGAGCTTCCAGATCTGAAACAGAAGGACAAAGATCTCATCGAGACACATACGGTCGTGTTCAACGATATTCGCAAAAAAGGAATGCAGTCTAACATTGATAAGAAACGAACCATTTTGGAGAACTTACGGCGAAATGCAACAACGGGCAATCCCGGCATTCATCACATCAGTCCTGACGATCTGCGGTATAAGACGTGGGAAGATAAGATCATTCCACAATCCAACGCTGTCATTATTGCCATGATGGATACTTCAGGGTCGATGGGCTCTTTCGAAAAATATTGCGCACGTAGCTTCTTCTTCTGGATGACTCGCTTCCTGCGTCGTCAATATGAGAAGGTGGAAATTGTATTCCTTGCCCATCATACCGAAGCGAAAGAGGTTACCGAAGAGGAATTCTTCACCCGCGGCGAGAGCGGCGGCACCATCTGTTCCTCCGTATATATGAAGGCACTGGATATTATTGATTCACGTTACCCTCCTTCCAGCTACAACATCTATCCGTTTCACTTCTCTGACGGAGATAATCTGACCTCTGACAACGAGCGTTGTGTGAAGCTGATCGGCGAATTAATGAAACGAAGCAACATGTTCGGATATGGCGAAGTGAATCAATATAATCGAAGCAGTACACTCATGTCTGCTTATCGCCATATCAAGATGGATCAGTTCATGTATTATGTGATCAAAGAAAAAAGCGAAGTGTACAAAGCTTTGCGCAGCTTTTTTCAGAAACGCGAAGGAGGCAGTGTAGGATGA
- a CDS encoding lasso peptide biosynthesis PqqD family chaperone, whose product MNMTQPIHEQDRFVQKEGHLVSDMGGEKVMMSIQSGRYYNLGSTGGHIWELIAEERTLTELVNTLASEYEIDPEVCREQVVLFLEHLTREGLINITRGE is encoded by the coding sequence ATGAATATGACCCAACCAATCCATGAGCAGGATCGTTTCGTACAGAAGGAAGGCCATCTCGTCAGTGATATGGGCGGCGAGAAGGTGATGATGAGCATTCAAAGTGGCAGGTATTACAATCTGGGCAGTACAGGGGGACATATCTGGGAATTGATTGCGGAAGAGCGGACATTGACGGAGCTGGTTAATACACTCGCCTCGGAATATGAGATCGATCCTGAGGTTTGTCGTGAACAGGTTGTGCTGTTTCTGGAGCATTTGACCCGTGAGGGATTAATTAACATCACTCGTGGAGAATAG
- a CDS encoding lasso peptide biosynthesis B2 protein, protein MFRKIVHKIKAYFSLTSTLRLMLWEAFFYLGVARILKAMPFAKIAPGLGIPMHETPMTGLNRSQIVTLRNVSKAIMLASKITPWQSRCLVMAIAAMKMLERRNISSTLYMGTARNKEGQMMAHAWLRSGKLIVTGADTMDQYTVVGVFGKQCSEKGSGEIVYES, encoded by the coding sequence ATGTTTCGCAAAATAGTTCACAAAATCAAAGCGTACTTCTCATTAACAAGCACGCTGCGTCTTATGTTGTGGGAAGCTTTCTTCTATCTCGGAGTGGCGCGAATTCTTAAGGCTATGCCTTTTGCCAAAATTGCTCCAGGGCTCGGCATCCCCATGCATGAGACCCCGATGACTGGCTTGAATCGTAGTCAAATCGTCACCTTACGGAATGTGTCCAAAGCAATTATGCTCGCAAGCAAAATTACACCATGGCAAAGTCGCTGTCTCGTTATGGCTATTGCTGCAATGAAAATGCTAGAACGTCGCAACATCAGTAGTACGCTCTATATGGGAACGGCTCGGAATAAAGAAGGACAGATGATGGCTCACGCCTGGCTCAGAAGTGGGAAACTAATCGTGACCGGAGCTGATACGATGGATCAATACACCGTTGTTGGTGTGTTTGGTAAACAATGTTCAGAGAAGGGGTCTGGGGAGATTGTCTATGAATCTTGA
- a CDS encoding paeninodin family lasso peptide — MQIEKKQWQAPALEVLEVNQTLAGKGYRQIDWITEHDADLYDPPVS; from the coding sequence ATGCAAATCGAAAAAAAGCAATGGCAAGCACCAGCACTGGAAGTTTTGGAAGTAAACCAAACCCTCGCAGGTAAAGGTTACAGACAAATCGACTGGATCACAGAACACGATGCTGATCTGTATGATCCACCTGTTTCCTAA
- a CDS encoding aldolase, which yields MQRWEPFFRVAGTGLFLMEQGQRILVSPEPGAEEKKVRLYILGTCMAVTMMQRGILPLHGSAVVIDGWAYAFVGHSGAGKSTLSAALASRGYPLMTDDVVALTWDAGGRAIVSPGYPQQKLWQASLDGFGMNEQNYATIHAEVTKYAIPVQHYFHDRAVPLAGVFELDPRPEEASASIQMTEVMGLERLHLLCTHTFRSTLVSRQGLAQWLFETVSRLSASIEVHRITRSGSDFTAFEMVDRIIDHVRKGVYTEQ from the coding sequence ATGCAGAGATGGGAGCCTTTTTTTCGGGTAGCTGGAACAGGTCTCTTCTTGATGGAGCAAGGTCAGCGTATCCTGGTATCTCCTGAACCGGGAGCCGAAGAGAAAAAAGTTCGTTTATACATTCTGGGTACGTGTATGGCAGTAACGATGATGCAGCGTGGTATCCTTCCCCTTCATGGGAGTGCCGTAGTCATTGATGGATGGGCGTATGCATTTGTTGGTCACTCTGGTGCAGGAAAGTCTACACTATCGGCCGCACTCGCTTCACGCGGTTATCCGCTTATGACCGATGATGTGGTTGCATTGACGTGGGATGCAGGTGGAAGAGCGATTGTATCGCCAGGGTATCCGCAACAGAAGTTATGGCAAGCCAGCTTGGATGGTTTTGGCATGAATGAGCAGAACTACGCCACCATTCATGCCGAGGTAACGAAATATGCGATACCTGTTCAGCATTATTTTCATGATCGGGCTGTTCCGCTTGCGGGAGTATTCGAATTAGATCCGAGGCCAGAGGAAGCTTCAGCAAGCATTCAAATGACAGAAGTCATGGGATTGGAGCGGTTGCATCTATTGTGTACGCATACGTTCCGAAGCACACTTGTATCACGTCAAGGACTCGCACAATGGTTGTTCGAGACCGTTTCTAGGTTGTCGGCAAGTATAGAAGTTCACCGAATTACGAGGTCAGGCTCTGATTTTACGGCGTTTGAGATGGTAGATCGGATCATAGACCATGTACGCAAAGGAGTGTATACAGAACAATGA
- a CDS encoding MFS transporter, which produces MEKRAVKAWIMYDWANSAYATTVLAAVLPVFYASVAAATLDADTAASYLAYTHSIGMLCVALLTPLLGTISDLSGRKGDFLRVFAIIGILATLGFSIVGEGDWLLASVLLIISTIGFAGGNTFYDAMLPDLVPIERREMVSSKGYAYGYIGGGLLLAINLLMIQQPSWFGLSSTLAGTRLAFISVAIWWLLFSIPIFRFAPRRPAARDLPQSWTGYARVGVRRLRQTFKQMLRFPQLIRMLVAFWFFNDGINTIILMATIYGTSIGIGTTDLMLALLITQFVGFPCTLLLGAWAQRWGAKRVLLVSLSVYICIVILGYFMTEALHFYILAGLVGVVQGVSQSTARSLFSNLMPSGRTGEYFGFVNITGKFSSIFGPFVFGLVGQLTGSSRWGILSLIFFFVAGIAFLLTVKVQEGITDAKLADQEDQKQWGGRVPKVGSDINVSG; this is translated from the coding sequence TTGGAGAAACGGGCGGTTAAAGCTTGGATTATGTATGACTGGGCTAATTCGGCTTATGCAACAACAGTGCTGGCGGCAGTACTTCCTGTCTTTTATGCCTCAGTCGCTGCAGCGACACTAGACGCGGATACGGCTGCGTCTTATTTGGCGTACACTCATTCCATCGGTATGTTATGTGTGGCTTTACTTACACCTTTGCTAGGCACAATTTCCGATCTATCAGGACGTAAAGGGGACTTCCTTCGGGTATTTGCCATCATAGGCATACTCGCTACACTGGGATTCAGCATTGTAGGGGAGGGAGACTGGCTCCTGGCATCGGTACTGCTCATTATTTCTACGATTGGTTTTGCAGGCGGTAATACGTTCTATGATGCCATGTTGCCTGATCTAGTGCCGATTGAACGGCGAGAGATGGTCTCTTCCAAAGGATACGCATATGGTTACATTGGCGGAGGTTTGCTGTTAGCAATTAACTTGTTAATGATACAACAGCCAAGCTGGTTTGGCTTAAGTAGCACATTAGCGGGTACTCGGCTTGCCTTTATCTCTGTAGCGATCTGGTGGTTACTGTTCTCTATTCCGATCTTCCGCTTCGCTCCGCGCCGTCCTGCGGCAAGAGATTTACCACAATCGTGGACAGGGTACGCTAGAGTAGGCGTGCGCAGATTGCGTCAAACGTTCAAACAGATGTTACGTTTTCCTCAATTGATACGCATGCTGGTTGCCTTTTGGTTTTTTAACGATGGAATTAATACCATTATCCTGATGGCTACCATATACGGGACAAGCATTGGTATTGGAACTACGGATCTTATGCTTGCGCTGTTAATTACCCAATTCGTTGGTTTCCCTTGTACGTTATTACTGGGGGCTTGGGCACAGCGTTGGGGAGCCAAACGAGTATTGCTGGTAAGCTTGTCGGTGTACATATGTATTGTCATTCTCGGTTATTTCATGACAGAGGCGCTTCATTTCTATATACTTGCCGGGCTTGTTGGTGTCGTGCAGGGTGTCAGTCAATCTACGGCACGTTCCTTGTTCAGTAATCTGATGCCTTCTGGCAGAACAGGTGAGTATTTTGGATTCGTGAACATAACAGGCAAATTTTCCTCTATCTTTGGGCCGTTTGTGTTCGGACTGGTGGGTCAATTAACGGGTTCAAGTCGTTGGGGAATACTGTCTTTGATTTTCTTCTTTGTTGCAGGTATTGCTTTCTTGTTAACGGTCAAAGTACAGGAGGGAATCACGGATGCCAAGCTTGCAGATCAGGAGGATCAGAAGCAGTGGGGCGGACGTGTACCCAAGGTTGGATCAGATATAAATGTATCGGGGTAA
- a CDS encoding asparagine synthase-related protein, whose translation MSAIAGIVHTEGQEALWEDSWRLYASLGHIPADTTGVWKGNEAFLSCHAQWITPESVHEKIPLYDEVSGLSITADAILDNREQLADQLQISRRELVELPDSELILRAYQRWQTDVTSKLLGDFAFAIWDDRKRTLFAARDITGMRSLYYRHDGQRFAFCTLMNPLLSLEGVSKELSESWLSEFLAIPAMHGAADIQLTAYRGVRQLPPAHTLLFRDGKIELNQYHRWDEVEPLRLKSDGEYVEAFREVFAEAVSTRLRTHRQVAAALSGGLDSGAVVGFASGTLRSQGKTLNAYSYVPVSDFKDYTPKTLLADERPFIRSTVNHVGNISENYLDFEGRSPFSEVDTWLDMMEMPYKFFENSFWIRGFYEKASQQDAGVLLTGARGNFTISWGPALEYYASLMRSGRWLRLLKEMKQYSSRTGMKFSRIARITAQKAYPERFQNSRNGATPNATNQLIHPEFAQKTGVLDRLGSLVVLQGGAQADALKVRAEKFNNLAIASKNGAMATKCSLRYRAWERDPTSDARVIQFCLSVPIEQYVNQGTDRSLIRRATSPELPDNVRLNQRVRGVQPADWLHRMIPDWGAFTSEIRALCSDSRVAGILNTDRIYTALQNIPQPRPELASHPDLRLMMHSLIVYRYIRQF comes from the coding sequence ATGAGCGCTATTGCGGGGATTGTTCACACCGAGGGTCAAGAAGCACTGTGGGAGGATAGTTGGCGTCTGTATGCCAGCCTGGGTCATATTCCAGCAGATACTACTGGGGTGTGGAAAGGCAATGAAGCATTCCTGAGTTGCCATGCGCAGTGGATTACACCCGAATCTGTTCATGAAAAAATACCTCTATATGACGAGGTCAGCGGCCTCTCTATTACGGCTGACGCGATTCTGGACAATCGGGAGCAATTAGCAGACCAATTGCAGATATCGAGAAGAGAATTAGTCGAATTGCCAGATAGTGAGTTAATTCTAAGAGCTTATCAACGATGGCAGACAGACGTGACAAGCAAACTGCTTGGAGATTTTGCATTTGCCATCTGGGATGATCGCAAGCGTACCTTGTTTGCAGCTAGAGATATTACAGGCATGAGATCGCTATACTACCGCCATGATGGACAGCGCTTTGCTTTCTGTACCCTCATGAATCCCTTGCTATCGTTAGAGGGAGTTTCCAAAGAATTAAGCGAATCCTGGTTATCCGAGTTTCTCGCCATCCCTGCAATGCATGGTGCAGCAGATATCCAATTGACTGCATATCGGGGTGTGAGACAGCTCCCACCGGCGCATACGCTGTTATTTCGAGACGGTAAGATCGAGTTGAATCAGTACCATCGTTGGGATGAGGTTGAACCACTTCGCCTCAAATCAGATGGAGAATATGTAGAAGCATTCCGCGAGGTTTTTGCAGAAGCTGTAAGCACAAGGTTGCGGACTCATCGGCAAGTGGCTGCAGCTTTAAGTGGTGGTCTGGATTCAGGAGCAGTTGTAGGCTTTGCTTCAGGTACACTGCGAAGCCAGGGGAAAACGCTGAATGCCTATAGTTATGTACCGGTGTCTGATTTCAAAGATTATACACCCAAAACGTTGCTTGCGGATGAGCGGCCCTTCATTCGATCTACAGTGAACCATGTAGGGAACATCTCGGAGAATTATCTTGATTTTGAAGGTAGAAGTCCCTTCAGTGAAGTGGACACATGGCTCGACATGATGGAGATGCCTTATAAATTTTTTGAAAACTCGTTCTGGATTCGAGGCTTCTATGAAAAGGCTAGCCAGCAGGATGCGGGTGTTCTACTCACTGGAGCAAGAGGCAACTTCACGATCTCCTGGGGGCCGGCACTAGAATATTATGCAAGTTTGATGCGTAGTGGACGCTGGCTGAGGCTGTTAAAAGAAATGAAGCAGTATAGTTCACGTACAGGGATGAAATTTTCACGGATTGCCCGAATCACAGCACAAAAGGCCTACCCAGAGAGGTTTCAGAATTCTCGTAATGGTGCAACTCCAAACGCAACCAATCAATTAATACATCCGGAATTTGCACAAAAGACAGGCGTATTGGATCGCTTGGGTTCGCTGGTTGTACTACAGGGTGGAGCCCAGGCAGACGCTCTGAAAGTACGGGCGGAGAAGTTCAACAATCTGGCAATTGCAAGCAAAAATGGAGCGATGGCAACCAAATGCTCACTCCGTTATCGTGCATGGGAGCGAGATCCTACGAGTGATGCTCGTGTGATACAGTTTTGCCTTTCTGTACCGATTGAGCAATATGTTAATCAAGGCACAGATCGATCGTTAATCCGCCGGGCAACTTCACCCGAGCTACCGGATAATGTGAGACTGAATCAGCGTGTGCGAGGTGTTCAACCAGCCGATTGGTTACATCGCATGATTCCGGATTGGGGAGCGTTCACAAGTGAAATCCGGGCACTGTGTTCTGATAGCCGAGTAGCTGGCATATTAAACACAGATCGAATTTACACGGCTCTTCAAAACATACCCCAGCCTCGTCCGGAGCTTGCATCACATCCTGACTTGCGCTTAATGATGCATAGCCTCATTGTATACCGGTACATTCGTCAGTTCTGA